In Granulicella tundricola MP5ACTX9, a single genomic region encodes these proteins:
- a CDS encoding DUF4139 domain-containing protein → MKHTPILAAFLIASPALAQQSAQTSLTIYNQDFAVVRSHVPLDLKEGPTEVTTTNVTRSLEPDSVVLRDPASKLSFTIAEQNYDAGVINQDSLLEKFEGKTIDFQPGPGPNGAPLPTVQGTIIRAGRNGEQPLINSGGHLQFLLPGTPLFPASTDGLLLKPTLRWQIYSPHAARLDAELAYITHGMSWQSTYNVIAPETRDVGPTERGEVVGAVTIHNNTGTEFADAHIKLMAGDVAKLQQLPVNGRAMYEMRAMAGSAPAPQVTQQAFDDFHLYDLNRSVTLRDGETKQVEFLNATDVTMSRVYEYDGAGFSPFYPGNPNYQRTFNTGSNTKVSVREEFKNSTANHLGIPMPAGRIRLYRRSAGGQLEFVGETQIGHTPTEETIKLAVGNAFDITGERHQTDFHSDTRAHTLDETYSITLKNQKPSTASVTVIEHLNRGENWKIAEQSTDSKKRDSNTIEIPLQVPAKGQTTYTYTVHYTW, encoded by the coding sequence ATGAAACACACTCCGATCCTCGCCGCCTTCCTCATCGCCTCGCCTGCTCTCGCCCAACAATCCGCCCAGACCTCCCTCACCATCTACAACCAGGACTTCGCCGTAGTCCGCTCCCACGTCCCGCTCGACCTCAAAGAAGGCCCCACGGAGGTCACCACCACCAACGTCACCCGCTCCCTCGAGCCAGACTCCGTAGTCCTCCGCGACCCCGCCTCAAAACTCTCCTTCACCATCGCAGAACAGAACTACGACGCCGGCGTCATCAACCAGGACTCCCTCCTCGAGAAGTTCGAAGGCAAGACCATCGACTTCCAGCCAGGTCCGGGACCCAACGGAGCCCCACTCCCCACTGTTCAGGGCACCATCATCCGCGCCGGCCGCAATGGAGAGCAGCCCCTCATCAACTCCGGCGGCCACCTCCAGTTCCTGCTCCCCGGCACCCCCCTCTTTCCCGCCTCAACAGACGGCCTCCTCCTCAAACCCACCCTCCGTTGGCAAATCTACTCCCCCCACGCCGCCCGCCTCGACGCAGAACTCGCCTACATCACCCACGGCATGAGCTGGCAGAGCACCTACAACGTCATCGCCCCTGAAACCAGGGACGTAGGCCCCACGGAGCGCGGCGAGGTCGTCGGAGCCGTCACCATCCACAACAACACCGGCACAGAGTTCGCAGACGCCCACATCAAGCTCATGGCCGGAGACGTCGCCAAGCTCCAGCAACTACCGGTCAACGGCCGCGCCATGTACGAGATGCGCGCGATGGCCGGCTCCGCGCCGGCTCCCCAGGTCACCCAGCAAGCCTTTGATGACTTCCACCTCTACGATCTCAACCGCTCCGTCACCCTCCGCGACGGAGAGACCAAGCAGGTCGAGTTCCTCAACGCCACGGACGTCACCATGTCCCGCGTCTACGAGTACGACGGCGCAGGCTTCTCCCCGTTCTATCCCGGCAACCCCAACTACCAGCGCACCTTCAACACCGGCAGCAACACCAAGGTCTCCGTCCGCGAGGAGTTCAAGAACTCAACCGCTAACCACCTCGGCATCCCCATGCCTGCAGGCCGTATCCGCCTCTATCGCCGCAGCGCCGGCGGCCAGCTTGAGTTCGTCGGAGAAACCCAGATCGGCCACACCCCCACGGAAGAGACCATCAAGCTCGCCGTAGGCAACGCCTTCGACATCACCGGAGAGCGCCACCAGACCGACTTCCACTCCGACACCCGCGCCCACACCCTCGACGAAACCTACTCCATCACCCTCAAAAACCAAAAGCCCTCCACCGCCTCAGTCACGGTCATCGAGCACCTCAACCGCGGCGAAAACTGGAAGATCGCCGAACAATCCACCGACTCCAAAAAGCGCGACAGCAACACCATCGAGATCCCCCTCCAGGTTCCCGCAAAGGGACAAACCACCTACACCTACACCGTCCACTACACCTGGTAA